Genomic DNA from Budorcas taxicolor isolate Tak-1 chromosome 5, Takin1.1, whole genome shotgun sequence:
CGCTAgcatctaccaatgtactttctgactgtgagtttgactattctaggtgccTTGTATAAGACGACTCTAACAGCATCTGTCTGTACATGAAGGTCTTTCTACTTATTATTTCAAAACATCTCTCCCCTTTACATAAGAGCCTGATCCAGCGGCACATTTTGCAtatgaaaatgtaaacaaaagaTAAACTAGTCATACCCTTCAGCCATTTGTCTagttctgaaactccagtactttggccacctgatgcaaagagttgactcattggaaaagactctgatgctgggagggatttggggcaggaggagaaggggacaacagagggtgagatgtctggatggcatcacggactcgatggacgtgagtctgagtgaactccgggagatggtgatggacagggaggcctggcgtgctgtgattcatggggtcgcaaagagtcggacacaactgaaagactgaactgaactgaactgaggtcatgTAAATGTAAATAACTCTCAGCTTAAGCCACTCAATCGACTTGCCATGTTTCACATAGCATTATGATGCTCTGTTTTACAGCTTACCATCTCCTCCTTGTTTATCTTGATGAGACTGGAATTTAGAGATGAACAGGCACTTTGACTCTCTCTCCAAGTTAACTTTTCCTTGGAAAAGTAGTAACATCTGCATCTGAACCAAACCCAATTCTCTGGACAAGAATGACACTGAGGTCCAAGACACAGGCTCTCTATGActgcattggggaaaaaaaatcacaaagcctGACTTTATTATGTTAAATACACCTTGTAAACAGAAGTACACCTTTGTCATGAGAGTAACATTTCATAAACACAAAAATTACTCATAACAAAATTatgaattagaatgaaaacttttctttttctctcacttctGAGACATGTTGGACCCTTCATATTTTATATGACACGGGTGACCTAGAATTTATTCATGTTCTTATCTCCTTACTTTGATATTACAGCATTTCAGGGTTAGAATGTCTTCGCATTACATCTCCATTAGATTAATGTGTGTTACTATTTTGCCCCTGTAATATAAACTCTACTTCCCCAAAATTTGTTCTCATTACAGGTATTTCTATTCCCCTACAAACATATGAAGTCttacaacaattttttaaaacacccCAGAAAACCCCCAGAAAACCTTACCCCTGTCTTCCTATATTTCAGTTAGTTATACACAAGCATCAGTTTCACAAGACTGTAAGTTATTTGATGGCTGGAATTATGTCTTATATTTTCTATTACACATTCTAGAGTAACTTGCCCAGAGAAATCTCCGTGTGTGTGGATAGATAGTgatagtgttagtcgcttagtcatgtccgactgtttgtgaccccatgagctgtatagcccgccagactcctctgtccgtggaattcttcaaggcaagaatgctggagttggtagccattcatttctctgggggatcttcccgacccagggatagaacctgggtctctgacCAGCAcaataatacttttaaataagTTTAAGAAATCAGTGTGTAAAACCTACCTTTCTGCTGGATTTTGAGAGGTGGTTTTTTGGAAGATGCTGCAAAAACAGTCAAATATCATGAGTAGatcttattttaaattgaaacatCAAAAATGAGACACTCAAAGactatatttcataaaaataaatcagcaattttcaagaaaataaaaaaggaagaatttgGGTAAGCTAAAATTATTCTCAGTCTGTTTTGGCTTATCATATTCTATGAAATTAAACAGTGCCCCTGAGGGGAAGACAATTTGGATGTTTCTGTATTTACTTACAGTTTGCAGTAACAACAGCTACCACAATGGCTATTAGGAGAAGGCACAAGACACCCAGCATGCTAGAAATGAGCCTCCATGGAAGAGGCAAGACATCCCCTGAGAGGATTGAAAACACAAGCAGAATCAAAATTAGGTGAAGCAAGATGACTGGATGAATAAACACAATGCTTAAAGAGTAGCTTACAGTTAAGAACACACCAAATACATGTCAATTCTTGATTCTCACAACAggcctgaaaaatattttcaaacagatAATACTGcaatagaagttttaaaaaaatctcattttttccaTAGGCTTTTTTGTCTAAGATAACACAATCAATTCACAGCCAAACAGAGTCCCTAATTCACTAATGCTACCTCCAAAGCTTACCATCATTCTTCTCCCTGctccccccaactcccaccccaacccacccgccacaaaaaagaaaagaaagataagttGAGCAAGAAAACTGCAGAATGCCAATCGATTCATTTAGGCACTGAGCAGGTTTCCAACATGAAAAGTTAAAAGAGGCTACAATTTAGATTAGGAAGTCAACAAATACCGTTTGTTTATTCTTCTCTCACATATTAAGGTTGGTAGTGTTTCATGCAAGTATAGAACCAGTGATGGTGTTatggaaagaataaaaagctaggggcttctctgatggttcagtggttaagactttgcctcctaatacaggggctgtgggtttgagccctggctggggagttaagatcccaaaTACCTCACgtccaaaaagccaaaacataaaacagaaataatagtgtaagaaattcaataaatactttaaaaatggtccacatcagacaaaaaaagaaatctttaagaaaaaaaaaataaacagctgcCAGCATCCTTGATGGACCTATACTTCACCAGTTGGAAGATCAGAAGCAATAAAATGCAGGCTTATTTTTGTCATTCAACTCGGGGACAtttaatatgcaaaaaaaaattttttgagtatCACCTTTATCTTTCATATCAACTTCCTTCCTCCCACTGAATTTCTTCCCCAATATTATTGTCACGCATCTCTTACAGTCTCTTCATTCGTTATCACCACCATGCCTTTATCACCCAACTTAGACCTAGTGATGGGTCACCTGAGTGACTGCATTGATGCCAACTgctcattttccattttatacacCTTGTGTACGGTTACAGATATCTgatgaaggaagtcagacagctTGCTACTGATTCACATCAGGATCCCAAACTTCACCTGGATTCTCAGTGGCACTTGACAATGATTTACCCAATCTATTTTGTGCtccaaatttaaaagaaatacatttatgttCTGCTTACGTAAATAGTTACATCAAAGATTTTGGCACAAAGTATACCACACTCTAGCCCAGAGATCAATcagttgaaaatatttgtttctcaCACTATACAACTTCTGGCTTCCAATCAAGGTATCTAACTCAATCCTCTCAAACAGCCACAGCTAGTCATTGTCCTTCATTTACCATTGTTGTCTCAAGGGAATTACTTTCCAATGTTTTTCTATTCAAATCATATTCTTCCTCTAAAGTCTAAATAAATTCCCACTTTAGCAGTGAGATTTCTAAACTATCCAAggtatcttttaaattatttacagtATTTAACATTTAGCCTTTAGCATTATCTGCACtaaattaacatttatatttttgcttgtacattttcattttctgactaAATTTAGAAACTATTGTATTTTTGTATCCCCCAGTGCATAGCATCTCAGAATACAACTTTAGGCATTCTCTACATGTTTACTGAATACTCTGTTTTAATGTAGCTTACCTTTATCATTGACATCTTCTGCTATATTTTTGTGCTGTCTTTTACAAGGTTTCTGGTGTTTCAGATTCTTCTTGGTTAATGGCAATTCATTTGGATCCAATTTATCCTTAATATTTTTTGGTGTGTGCCTCTGCTGAAAATCCTGGTTTAGAGTAGTAATACTATAAATTATGGGTTCTTCATCCATCTTTATATAGGAAAAAAACTGTAAGGGATAAAGTGCTCAAATATCAGTATATCCTTCTATAATTTGGGAAGGCATATtataatatagaaaaatgaaaacaataatataaaatCTGAGTTGTGGGGAATTCCccaacagtccagtggttagtactctTTACTTGTACTGCTGAGgtcataggttcaatccctagtcagggaactaagatcctgcaagccacatgacatggccaaaataaaatgaaataaaatctgagTTGAT
This window encodes:
- the LOC128049000 gene encoding killer cell lectin-like receptor subfamily E member 1, with the translated sequence MDEEPIIYSITTLNQDFQQRHTPKNIKDKLDPNELPLTKKNLKHQKPCKRQHKNIAEDVNDKGDVLPLPWRLISSMLGVLCLLLIAIVVAVVTANSSSKKPPLKIQQKVIESLCLGPQCHSCPENWVWFRCRCYYFSKEKLTWRESQSACSSLNSSLIKINKEEMHFFSLKSFFWIGVYYNETGRHWLWENDSFLPSDMFSLPTPILRQNCLSYKSGGVYLSESCGIKQTYICKNHLIF